From Sparus aurata chromosome 9, fSpaAur1.1, whole genome shotgun sequence, a single genomic window includes:
- the c9h2orf76 gene encoding UPF0538 protein C2orf76 homolog, with the protein MAGDAVVTVRLVRSFQHRNFKPVVFHQVDLDQTVQDFIQLVRDDITTRAGLPPPFKKHSYDTMKIIHQAHGAKTNELVMSLDDDEKLILQNGQTLRAAGVTNETEVAFFKKEDYGLYKANPKSAW; encoded by the exons ATGGCCGGGGACGCTGTGGTCACGGTCCGGCTGGTGAGGTCCTTCCAGCACAGAAACTTCAAACCGGTCGTGTTTCACCAGGTCGATCTGGACCAGACCGTGCAGGACTTCATTCAGCTCGTCAGAGACG ATATCACAACAAGAGCAGgacttcctcctcctttcaAGAAACACAGTTATG ACACCATGAAGATTATCCACCAGGCACACGGAGCAAAG acgaacgagttggtgatgAGTTTAGATGACGATGAGAAGCTCATTCTGCAGAATGGTCAAACCCTCAGAGCTGCTGGTGTTA CGAATGAGACGGAGGTGGCGTTCTTCAAGAAAGAAGACTACGGTCTCTACAAAGCGAATCCTAAAAGTGCCTGGTGA